A region from the Gossypium hirsutum isolate 1008001.06 chromosome A08, Gossypium_hirsutum_v2.1, whole genome shotgun sequence genome encodes:
- the LOC107929425 gene encoding uncharacterized mitochondrial protein AtMg00810-like, which yields MDVYNAFLYGDFDEEVYMKLPLGFAPKKPRMVCHTKGSVRIDVLVYVDDLLISGNDSAAFKTFEGPDSPYSINVLSQFMYEPRQEHWNAALGVVRYLKGYPSQGILLRFDSDLSLKGWCDFGLDWLSINSTFTYWLACLSGIISYFLKN from the exons ATGGATGTCTATAATGCCTTCCTGTATGGTGACTTTGATGAAGAGGTTTACATGAAGCTTCCTCTAGGTTTTGCTCCTAAGAAGCCTAGAATGGTTTGTC ACACTAAGGGATCTGTACGCATTGATGTgctagtttatgttgatgatttgcTTATTTCTGGGAATGATTCTGCTGCTTTCAAAACTTTTGAGGG ACCTGATTCGCCGTACTCAATTAATGTCTTATCCCAGTTTATGTATGAGCCAAGGCAAGAGCATTGGAACGCGGCTCTGGGTGTTGTCCGGTACTTGAAAGGCTATCCTAGCCAAGGGATTCTTTTGAGATTTGATAGTGATTTATCCTTGAAAGGTTGGTGTGATTTCGGATTGGACTGGTTGTCCATTAACTCGACGTTCACTTATTGGCTGGCTTGTCTTTCTGGGATAATATCTTATTTCTTGAAAAACTAA